A single region of the Nicotiana sylvestris chromosome 6, ASM39365v2, whole genome shotgun sequence genome encodes:
- the LOC138871193 gene encoding uncharacterized protein → MGEELLRVTSSYRQEENECSLPRSALSEQKVQSLQQKRQAETIYTGVAACILETRGVAFTTYQFSGAAFTWWDTFERRWPVGATPLTCQQFSVLFLEKYVPQSRKEELRRQFEWERVTGATFEEVLDIAREIESVHCQEREEREAKRPQGSGGYSGTLSRDLSGMPPDRDIYFGIDLVPGTQLISILQYRMSPAELKELKEQLQELLDKGFICPSVSPWGPPVLFVKKKDGTMRMCIEYSIQHLFKQKDLNLRQRRWLELLQDYDITILYHLGKANVVADALSRKAVSMGSLAYIPVGERPLSVDVQTLANWFVRLDILEPSRVLACVVSRSSLYDLIRECQYDDLYFLVLKDRVPHDDARHVTIGDDGVLRMQGRVCVPKVDGL, encoded by the exons atgggggAAGAGTTATTACGAgtaactagctcttatagacaggaagagaatgaatgcagtttgccacggtcagctctatcagaacagaaggtccagagccttcaacaaaagagacAAGCCGAGACAATTTACACTGGGGTAGCTG cgtgtattctggagaccagaggggtcgctttcactacttatcagttttctggagctgcctttacttggtgggataCTTTTGAGAGGCGttggcctgttggtgcaacaccccttacctgccagcaattctccgttctctttctggagaagtatgtgccacagtctcgcaaagaggagctgcgtaggcagtttgagtg ggagagggtgactggtgctactttcgaggaggttttggacattgctcgtgagattgagtctgttcattgccaagagcgagaggagagggaggccaagaggcctcaaggatctggtGGTTACAGTGGTACTCTGTCGAGAG acctgtcgggcatgccaccagatagggatatttattttggtattgacctggtgccaggcactcaaCTCATTTCTATTCTGCAGTATCGCATgtcaccagcggagttgaaggagttaaaggagcagcttcaggaactccttgataaggggttcatttgtcctagtgtgtcaccttggggtccgccggttctatttgtgaagaagaaggatggcactatgaggatgtgcattgaatATAG tatccaacacttgttcaagcagaaggatcttaatttgaggcagcgaagatggctGGAGTTGCTacaggattatgatatcactatattgtaccatctggggaaggccaatgtggtggccgatgctttgagccgaaaggcggtgagtatggggagtttggcctatattccagttggggagagacctctttcAGTGGATGTGCAgaccttggccaattggtttgtgaggttagatattttggagcccagtcgggtattggcttgtgtagtttctcggtcttccttatatgatctcatcagagagtgccagtatgatgatctgtattttcttgtccttaaggatagagttccgCACGATGATGCTAGacatgtgaccattggtgatgatggggtgttgaggatgcagggccgggtATGTGTGCCCAAAGTAGATGGGCTTTAG
- the LOC104211189 gene encoding WUSCHEL-related homeobox 2: protein MNDDNNSVEMLVSETPVGSRWNPTKEQIDLLESIYRQGIRTPSAEQIQQITLRLRAFGHIEGKNVFYWFQNHKARQRQKQKQDKFAYFNRFLHRTNVFPPPRPNVVCSPYYTPQNNLGFYQQYPVPSLILPGPGGFKRRATCDAAVFINATYSQENSNNMAHLSPNEKQFNHQETLNLFPLHPTGILQEKTTSSSSPSAHDQSTIPSNYTPSNLAEANCFTDLGIGAGDHQVFNFFCGKGPCESQY from the exons ATGAATGATGATAATAACAGCGTGGAAATGTTAGTATCTGAAACTCCAGTAGGATCCAGGTGGAATCCAACAAAGGAACAAATTGATTTGCTTGAGAGCATATACAGGCAAGGGATTAGGACACCAAGTGCTGAGCAGATACAGCAGATTACTTTGAGATTAAGGGCTTTTGGTCATATTGAGGGAAAGAATGTCTTTTATTGGTTTCAAAATCACAAGGCAAGGCAACGCCAGAAACAGAAGCAAGATAAATTTGCTTATTTCAATCGCTTTCTTCATAGGACGAATGTTTTTCCACCACCTCGCCCAAATG TTGTTTGCAGCCCTTATTACACGCCACAAAACAATCTAGGGTTTTATCAGCAGTATCCAGTTCCCAGTCTTATCCTCCCGGGACCAGGTGGTTTCAAAAGGAGAGCAACGTGTGATGCTGCTGTATTCATCAATGCTACTTATTCGCAAGAAAATAGCAACAACATGGCACATCTCAGCCCAAATGAAAAGCAATTTAATCATCAAGAAACTTTGAATCTTTTTCCACTGCACCCAACTGGGATTTTACAAGAAAAGACTACAAGCTCCTCTTCTCCTTCTGCTCATGATCAGTCGACTATTCCTAGTAATTATACTCCTTCAAATTTAGCGGAAGCAAACTGTTTTACTGATCTTGGAATTGGTGCTGGTGATCAtcaagtctttaacttcttttgtGGAAAGGGTCCTTGTGAGAGCCAGTATTGA